The Lolium rigidum isolate FL_2022 chromosome 1, APGP_CSIRO_Lrig_0.1, whole genome shotgun sequence region CGGCCGATCTCCGGCAACCTTCCcgaagcggcgccgccaccaaactgCTCCTCGCAGCCCCGCGCGTCGAACGCGCTATCGCGCGCGCCCGGGCGTGCCccgcagcgccgccgctgctcgtcaccggcgccggccaccgtcggTTGACCCGGCGGTTGACAAAGGTGGGACCCGCCCCTTTTCtctttttagtttcttttattttctgtaaATGAAAATACATTGACATGTGGGCCCCATTGTCAGATTTTTAATATTTTCAGAAATATTTTAGGAAATGATTAAATCTATGACAGTGGGTCCGACCTGTCAGACTTTTAATAATTTCCAGGATttttcagaaatgatttaaaatgaataaaacttgtaaaattcataagtaattcattttaaatcagaaaaatatgtataagatatcaaaattttcagaaaaatgagatctacattttggttacaaaatcatgcattgttaaacaactttgaatcctagttgttttagaagaacataatcaacccctctgagggctcggaactactaaccctagtcccgtcgaaccccGATTAAATTGATGAccatgtcttagggttagttttagtacctaattaacatgtcatgtcatcatacttgtatgcgcattgcattatgccatgtgttgattgttgttttacatttccggtgtttgcttcttcgcgatcgatagagcaagtgtcgagacgatgaagatcgactacGACGAAGATCAAtacttgtccatcgacgaacaagtcaagcatgggatctccgaagatccatatcggTTTTCCAggaacaaaggcaagccctagcctggttcacattatgttttcgaaatgcttttacttctggtttctACATATCGCATTCGTTtgcaatatgttttatcggcaggaatagttatcctatgtgtgttgcatttaccatccttgtagcctaaatactctgatccactgctcccagcaagactaggtttgagcttgtgtgcatcgctagagccgttgtaTCGATTATGCTTAGACATGCTTAGTtaacgaattctgatccatccggttgatgaatcagagctgcgattgaacctagtatggcaggatgacgtggtaagatcagtgatgataataaacatgtttaaaggcttggatgggccgccacatggggatgtggtgatttgactcgttctcgccgatactaggacctgagttctcgccttcgtaACCAAGAGCGAGCGTACGGCCACACGGGGcctatgggaaccccttggcccgaacttgcctagcttacccatgagtcaattagtttgcgagttccatttggcattatcgcatggcgaaggcgtggaaaaggttttcaaaggtgcatcatacggggcgtggccggggtgaaggatgcttgGAGGCATTGAagctggatcccctgcgcacaatgatcgggaccgcctcggagaatggctacctacgatgacggagctcccgagttagtttgactcatggaataggcgaagcaagggaaaggttttggtcgaccaccctctgccaggcacaccaaggaagtgtgctaatgtaccggcgttaagagtcggtcggcgcgtgtgggtaaagttgtacaccctgcagggtaaatcttttcgaaaagccgtgtccacggttacggacgacttggtgatggattctgtgatcatagacaacatgaacctaatcgtaaaacttggaatcaatgtgtgttaaggatccctcctcagggtatcgagggggtgctccaagtggataggttcagcatatgatgaagattcggtggattcaatatgatgatcagtagagctagaaatgtcgctctcttatccccttttaaaatgatctgagtagacgagcttctgctccctcttgttttataAAGGAAagcggctttccgcaaaataagctccacataaagcctcgcataccagctttgctaaaaggttgtactaagtcttgcttgagtccccgtactcagctttgcatgctttgtttcggacgaagtcgctccaacaaatgaaggtttctaggtcgacatcgacgagtagcttgggattcccaggtggcagcctggaatctatgggctgggacgtcgccgttatgctcctggcctcttaggccttttgctatcttgctatttagaatagcataacttcgcttccgttgattgatgaaatgccaggtcagtgacctctgcttgtaatactttggttcttcgctcagttatgagcttgtattactctttgagtcgtagagtcactgttgtgttaccgattctcaccctgtaggccctagagatctaggttaggcttatgccagatggtgatctgggtttgtctagcctacgaaCCCCGGGGTCGCGACAATTAAGATCAAGCAGGAtgcacaaggcaaaggtatggccttgctaggttttccttttatcgTTTCAAGGTTGTTGTTGAGAGACCGGGTTatagatagatagccgcactatcaagagggatttttggttgagtaacttgatcgcatcgtcttagggagctcaatcctttgcatactttgcatccctATATTCTTGTTTTTTCTTGGCGTTTCtccatgtgaggttcttgagcttgttgctagcttttcaacatgcccaagtttaTCGAAAACGGatccgtatgcatcttctattgcgttttcgagtttggacgtctttaccgtttcttgacgTTGGGAGGCTCCTctttaaaatcatctaaaaacatTCTGTGGGGAGTCTCAATATTTCGAACTAAATTAGTTTCatctcaatcggagttcgggaacaTCGTGAGAAGAGTTTTTAGTTCTCGGAGAAAAGTGGTCTTTTGAGCAAAGTCTAGCAACCCGACATATAGCCCGGCCTGACGAGTGCTGCTACCTGGTAGACCGGCATATAGCCCGGCCTACCAGCAGCTGGGTAGCCCGACCCCTGGCTCGGCCTGCCGGGTGTGGCGCTGGGTGGCCCAGCCTCTGGCCCGGCCCTGCCGAGCTATACGCACTTTGCCCTCaaacaactactccctccgacccaagGCTTAAGGCGTATAAAAAAATCGATTTTTAGTCAAAGCTTAAGGCGCATACGCACTAGTATCAATACTATTCCCAGACTGCCCTCCCTCACGTTTACACTTCGTCTCAGAGCAACCAACGAATGCATACACAAAAGATCATTGCAAGGCAGCGCCCAGAGCCCAGAAGCCATGGTGAGAGCCGCCACCAACTGGTTCAAGGCCGTGCTCGTCTCCGTCAACCGATTCGCGGCCACTCTCGCCGCCTTCAACCGATTCGCGGTCGCgctcgccgccgtcaaccgatTCGAGGCCGCGCTCGCCGGCGTCAACCGATTCGCGGCCGCGCTCGCCGTCGTCAACCGATTCGAGGCCGCGCTCCCCGCCGTCAACCGATTCGAGgccgcgctcgccgccgtcaATCGATTTGCGGCTGCGCTCGCCGCGTCTCCCGCTTTGACGATGCGCTCGCCGGGGAGAGGGATGCGGCACACCCGTAGCTCACCTCGACGTGGGTCGCGGTCGTCGACGCTGGTCCCGGTCAGGTCACGGGTAGCTCACCCAGCAATTtgggccatggccatggccggtgtGTGGTTGGGTCCGTGTGGTTGCTAGTACTACCTAGGAGGAGATTGGGAGGGTGGGGATGCATTTACTCCAGAAAAAACGGGGGTAAAATAGTCCAACACTGATGTACCAGATTCCTCCTTAATAACAGCGCCAAGAAAATTACGCCTTATGCCTTGGgttggagggagtacttttcttcttggactatatatatatatatatatcccttcttcctccttgaggaggTAATGTAAACCATActatttgctctctctctctctctctctctctcctactccattgttgaacctcaaaaGCTTGCTACCTCTCCATCCTTCCCATGATTCTAGAATATtattgagggatttgaaagaggagatctagatctacaactccaccaatccattcctcctctttgtgaggggaactcttggaatctagatcttggagtcatttgttgatttccttcaTTGTTCTTCCTCTGTAATTCCTCCCTAGCACTTGTTGCTTTGGTTGGATTTGAGTGTGAGGGATTTGAACacttttggtgttcttgcttttggattcttgcataagtgttgagctctccattatgattaattcgagtgagagaccgtgagcttgttactctaggAGGGGTTACcttctagttggcttggcggttggcgctccgctgatctcttcgtggaagattgtgaagaggcccggatttctccttcgtggagcttgtgaagtggttgtggatcttgccatctccggagtggaggaaaagctatccataagggaaaggcctttgtccttcgtgatattggcttggagaagaaggtgagccttcgtggcgttcgggagaccttcgtggtagcctGCATCTCTCCAGCGTGACGTACCTCACCTTGTGTGGGGGAATACATGAATACAACTCTGTCTCCGCGTgcatcggttatctctatacctgagtttactttccttgtgataaccatcgtgcttgaagtatttATATCTTCCCCATCACTTGTGCTATATATATCATGTTCATATCTAGCTTATCTAAgtcgttgttgttgcacttagttgagcctaacatatttaggttttgtgcttataaaataaacgttagtttaattctgcattcttacaagccaaattcgCAATAGTTTTTGAAAACGCATATTCACcctcctctaggcgacatctcgttctTTCAGCGGTGCTACCAATAGTTATTAGTGGTGCTACAAGAAGCACGTGTCGGTTCTAGATGTGCACCGACAAGGAGTAGTCGATGATGCTACAATTGTATAAATCTTTTGTTGCAGATGATCTGCGGTTTCGCTCcttttgttcaattttttttattgCAGGGTGTTCGGCAAGATCTCCGACGACGTCGGTTTAGCTACATTAGCACAAAGTTTTTTTTCTACGAGGTCCCCGATGAAGTCTCTAGCAAGCTCCATGCTCCATGCGTCTTTTTTCAGTCGAAGCgacttttgcttcaatgaagcaaaagcacgATCCTTTTTGCTTCAACGAAGAAAAAGTGGGATGTGAGGCTAAACTGGACATAAAAGCTGATCTAACGGTCTGAAATAGTTTGATCTAACGGCTGGGGACTCGGGGGCTAGGAAGCTGTGACCCCCTCCCCCCCAGGGGATTCTCAACACTACCCTTATTATTAGGCAAGCGTTAGCCATGAGCCGATTGTTGCTACAACCGGTTTGAGTTTTGGTAGTCCCGGGTCACTTCTGCAAAACTATTGTTAGTGCTGCAAAATAATCCCGGACATAATATGTTTCTATGCATTTAGCAATTGTGACATTGTTTTGCAACATTTTTATGAGAATACATAAAACTTGTGACTTGTAGTAGGAAATAAACTTTTGCAACATTTCAAGCATGCTGATGTAACAAAAGAATATCGTATGTAACAAGTCTCCATTTaattaaaaaaaatctaaaaatcacATCACAATCTGCAACAATAAAAACTAGTACCTCCAATATTTTTGTCCTAACCCATCCTACATTTGGGGAACACTTACATTGGAGCAAAATCGTTATGCCATACACACAGAAATCTCGGTAGCATTTTACCCGACATTAAACGACTAAACTAGACATATGTAACATCGATAAGCACATACCTCCACAATCATCGAAGCCTCCAAGCGCGCCAGATGTCGCTCGATCCGACAACCCTGGATCCTATGCACACTCTCCTCAGCCCCCCCATCTTCGTGAGCTTGAAGCACGCGGAGGTGGCTCGTGTTTGGTGCTACCTCCATGAGAATCCAGGGCGTTAGGCGCTAATGCCTCTAGGATGTTGAATATGTAAACAAATTACCATATGATTTAATTCGAATAAGCaactgataaatcatgactagacAAACAACAGGTAAACTAAACATGCAGATTAACAGAGTAGATGAATAGATATCATCTAGACAAGATAAACCTATCGCATCTAATCGAAATAGCAGTACTAGAAACTTTACCAAGATCTGAAACGAGAAGGACAGAAGCACATACCGTTAAGGACTAGAAcatccaccttatataccacttcaATTCTCTCTCTTTCAGCTAGCGATGggggactaaactttagtcccACCCTTACCATTCCGACGTAAGCCAagagaatttcagaatttgtattgGAACACGGGTTAAGGCCCAATACCAAATTCCAGCATGTGATGCAGCAGTGACGGCCTGCTCGCGCGCAACAAAACGAAGGAGCTAGCGACACCAGGCGCTCGCGTGGAGGATCCATGgcgcggaggagcagcagcgCCACGCTAAGCAGCAGCGGGGACAAACGCAACAAGATGGCCGGAGTGGAGGCAGAAGACTCGCGTGGTGTGCTGGAGGACGACGCGGGTGTCTCGAGTCTCAACCGGTTGATGGGAAAGCCGGTTCAGAGTTAGTACATAGCATTTTCCTTATTATTATCCTCCGTCTCCCGCAAACCccgaatagaaatccctaaatttCTCCCGACCTAACGCGCAGGCGCCGACGACCAGGGAACTCTAGTGTGGCGATGGCATCGACGGAGGAGCAACTCTGCCGTAAATCAGGCGAAACAGCAGGGCATCTCGCTTCTCTTAACGGAACCCCCGACTTCGGATGCCCGGAAGACCTACGCGAATTCCGTGATTCGTTGGAGGAGGTGGATGCGGCCATCAAATCTCGTGGCCAGCCGGCAATCATGGGCACCGCCGGTAAGTATACTGCACATCAAACTCTTTCTGTTCGCGTGCGGCCTGCATATACCCCCCGTCGTAGGGATATTTGTATTGATCAATTATACGTACTGTAACTGCACAGATTCAGATGCCTGTGGAATTGCATGCTGTACCTTGAACCTCATGTTTCCGCGGGAGGATCGGGATGACGACTGGAGTGACCGGAGCGCAGGTGAGGACGACGGCGATGttgacgacgacgacaacgaaaAAGATGGCCCATGTACCTAATTGCTCCCTCCACTACCAAAATTTCTAATTACGAATAATTAACCTCCTGGGATTGTACACTGATTCTTCAGGGAGCGAAGTAGCTAGTGATTGTAGCACACAGGAGGAGGGCAGCGATGAAGACGATGGCTGTAATGCCCAAGTGAGATACAAGGACAAGGAGACAAAGTGCCCAGGTACGTAGCTAAATTCTCTTTTCAGATGAAACATGTAACAACCTCCAAAACGTATCTCTGCTCATCGATGCTAATTGATTCTTCAGGAAAATACTACCCCAAAAGTGACGCATATAAAATAGAGCGCAGATGGCTAAATAGATACATCAAACAGCTTGGATACTATGCCGATCTCCGTAATGAGATTCTGGCCCGGGGAGAGGAGAATACTCCTTTCCCTCCCTATCCTCTGGTTGTCTTCCCTGACGCTACAGCTCACCCTTCCTATCCCGTTAGCGTGTATGGAATATTTGCCGTTCGCGATAAACTGAACAAGCGTCGGAATTATATATTTAACCGTCCCAGAGATGCTGCTGTCGTGATTGAGAATCAGGTAGCGCTGAAGGCTTTGCTTGCTTTGTTTACAAATCCTTGTCTGCTTAACAAGAATGTTCAACACTGTGATATTTATGTCAATTAGCTTCTTGATTTGTTTTGAATCTGTATTGTCCTTGCTTGatccattataaagtgtgagttcAGGTGCATTTGTTTTCTAATTTCCAAGAGTCAGTCCTTTTATGTCGTGGACCCCAAATAATTATACTTTTACTCAAACATATGAAACTGGTTGTCCTAGTTAATATACACTGAATGTAAACTCTTTATCCATTACATTTTGCAAGTCATACTTTTCACTACATATGTGCACTAATATGGTCTAGAAACGTTAGATGATACTTCCtcagtcccaaaatgtaaggcgtctaaggattggttaaaagtcaaaccttactaagtttgactaaatatttagaaaataatatttacatctacaatatcaaatggacatattaagaaaatttaTTCATGGTGAGAATCTATTGATACTaatttagtattgtaaatattcatatttttgtgtataaacttagcCAGGCTTATAaaatgttgacttttgactaattctTAGGCGTCTTACATtttaggacagagggagtactaatGTAAGGACGTAAGGTCCCTTGTGTTAATCTCCTAATCTTTTTTTGAAACGGATTAATCTCCTAATCATTTAAGTGGATGACAAAACAAAATGAGCAAAAGGGTCAAAATGACCTTAAACTCAACCTACATGCACTACATATTGAATCAATGTGAAAATAATACTTGAGATGCAGGCAGTATATCACTCTATATTTGATCTAAACTTTAGCTTGGATGTCTTATTGTGTTTATTCTGTTGATAAATTGTTCAGTTCTTAACAAATAGTTAAATCGCAGGATTCTTCTGTCTTACCTCTTTGTAGCCCTTGCCGAGGAATTTATGTACTCAACCGTGCATTACTGGAAGTTGATCGGGTAAAAACCGAAGGCGATGTATCAGATGACAAGCAGCTACTTTCTGCATATGCTGAGGTTGATATACGTGGAAACTTTGATGGCATGCATTATGCACGGATTATTGGCGACGTTTGCAACTTGGACATAGAATATAATGCCCTTGCGGACAGTGTGGAGACTGTAATACAAGTTTATGCAAAGCTTGACCATCCTCATCATGTGAGGTTCACTGCTTTGAGCACTGGCTATGATGGTTATGAGATTGTGCTGTTTGATGACAAGTTATTTGGGAATGCAAAGTTTTTCCAATATATTGTTGCCGTCAAGGCGAATGAAAAATTGGATGTTCTTTTAAAAGTGGACAACTCACTGTTTCGGTGGTCCTTTCAGGATGAACATGTTGGAGCTGTTCATTCTCCCGATGACTCGATCTTTGAGTATGGCCACTTCTTGGTAAGGGTGCTTTTTGCTCCAAAAAACTCCCAGTGAAACCCACCATCAACATTCTGAAATACTGCAATTGGCTGAAACCTCATGAAATTAAGTGCTGAAGTTGTCTATACTGTTCTAGCATCCTAATTGGATAAGTTGAGTTTCTCTTTATAAGTGCATCTCCAGTGTCCCAAAGCATTCGGACACAATTTCTGTCCGTTTCGATCTGTTTGCGTTGAGCCACGGAAACTAGATTCGGCCGTACCACGCCTTATGCcaactttttttttgttgcatATTTTCATTGATAAAAACCATAATTTTACATAGATTTAAAAAACAACGGTGAGGTGGCTGAACGAGTCCCACAACGGCGACCTAATGTTGTAGGTGGGGTCGGTGAGGAGATCAGGAGACAGAAGGGCATGGTGTCGAAAATCTTCTATCGTTGCACCAGCGGCATGGGAACCCTCCGGTGGTTAAGAAGCCAAACACTAGGAAGGTGGACGTCATTCAACCCAGAAGTGCAATGCGTGTGCTTTCGGTACAGGGCCCGAGCCACGTCGACGGTGATGGAGACTGCGtggcttgttcttcttctttaccACCGATGTCCCAGCCTCGTGGTCGTTATTCGGCTTTATGTATGGCTATCCCTTTACCATGGCCGAAGGTTGCGCTATCTGTCCTGTGGGATATAGAGAGGGACAACACTGAAGGAGAGCTGGACTAGATGGTGGAAATGGTGAGGCAACGCCGATGCCCTTAAAAAGGGACGTAGCACGGCCGCTATGAATGTTGGCGCTGGTTTCCAGACGCATGCCAATGATGGATGGGTAGAAACCCAGTTGACGCCCGCTAGTCCGAGCGCTGCCGCTGAAGCCAAACCAGGCACGCGCAGAAGGGATGCGCAGAGAGGCGAAGTGATGCAGGCCAATCGCCTGGCTCGCGAATGCGTCATCACAGACATGCCGATCAGTTTGCATCGGGCCACTGGGTTAGAGTTCTTCCCATTTCCTATCCACGCAGATCAAAATGGAGACGCCTGTGTTGGATATTTGCCCTAGAGGCAAATGGTAAAGATATTTTATTATC contains the following coding sequences:
- the LOC124651657 gene encoding uncharacterized protein LOC124651657, whose amino-acid sequence is MASTEEQLCRKSGETAGHLASLNGTPDFGCPEDLREFRDSLEEVDAAIKSRGQPAIMGTADSDACGIACCTLNLMFPREDRDDDWSDRSAGSEVASDCSTQEEGSDEDDGCNAQVRYKDKETKCPGKYYPKSDAYKIERRWLNRYIKHSPFLSR